The Gemmatimonadaceae bacterium genome contains the following window.
ATGGAACGGCACGGTTTGCAGCGCGAGGCGGTGGTAAGTCCGAACCGGAGCGCATAGTTGGCTGAACCCTCCCTCACCATTCGCTACTCCCCGCGGCCCGGCCACCTGCGCGCCATGGCCGCGGGTGGGGCACGCGCGGAGCTGGAGACGCATCCCAGCGTTCGGCGAGCGGGTGAGACGGTGCGGCAGCTCTGGGAAACGGTCCTGGAAGAGTCGTTTGAGGCCAGCGAGACGCGCGCGGTGATCGAGTGGGTCGTGCTCGCGATCGACCACGCCTCGCGCGACCATGAGTTCCCGCCACCCGAGGGGTCCAGCGCGCTGACTCGATTCCTCGTCGAGCGCGTTGCCTCGAAGACGCTGGAGTACCTCGAGGCCGATGACAGTGCGGAGAAGGCCGACGTACTGCGGGTCCTCCGCGGTATCGATCGGGTGCGTCAATTCGTCGAGCCGGACTGGGACCGCTACTTCTCTTCCCAGATCTCCGGTCCCGACGGTCTGAACTTGGTCCTCGAGGTCGCGCACGACCTGAGGTCCCCCCTGACGTCCATCCGCTGTCTCGCCGAGACCATCGAGCGGGGGCTGTCAGGTCCCGTGACGGAGCTCCAACGCCGCCAGCTACGCCTGATCTACAGCGCATCGCACGGCCTCGGGTCGATGGCAACGGACGTCATCGAAATGGCGCGCCGCGGCGATGTCCTGGTGGACGGTGAGTTGGTACCGTTCTCCCTCTCCGAGTTGTTGGGCGGCGTGGCCGATATGGTGCGGCCGATCGCCGAGGAGAAGGATCTGACCTTCGCCTTCCAGCAACTGCCGACGGACCAGCGCATCGGGCTACCCTTCGTCCTCAGCCGCATCCTGCTCAACCTCGTGACGAACGCCCTCAAGTTCACCGACGAGGGCGGCGTAGAGGTGCGGCTGCGGGCCACGTCCATCTCCCGGGTGGAAATGTCCGTCGTGGACACGGGACGCGGCATCCCAGCGGAGGCGATTCCGGACCTGTTCCGGCCCTTCCGTCGATCCACGGCGAGAGCCGGACGCTCCGGCTACCTGTTCTCGGGAACAGGGCTGGGCCTAGCGCTCTGCCGGAAGCTCCTTCGCGCAATGGGATCTGAGCTCAAGTTTGAGACGCAGCTAGGTGTGGGCACTCGCTTCTATTTCGAAACCGACCTGCCCCCGACGTCGCACCTGTAGCCGCATCACACACTGTTGCGTCGGACCAACAACAGTCGCTTAGGCTCGAGATGTGACGTAGTCGTCACACTATACAAAGTGTTGTAGTATATAGCCTTACGGCGTCTGGCGAGCCCTCGGCATCGCGGCACGAGATGTGCGGATTGTGGTTGCCGCTATGACTACTTTCGGGCTGCACACCGTAAATACGAGGCTCCTCAGCAGCGAGCTCGCGCGTGAGCTGCCCGAGGATCACCCGCATGCACGTGAGCGGGGGCGCCGCGTCCTGAATGTCATCGTGGCCGCCGTCGGGCTCATCGTGACCGCACCGCTGTTCGCGCTGATTGCCGTGGCGATCAAGCTGACGGATTCGGGGCCGGTGTTCTATCGGCAGCGCCGGGTCGGCCTTTGTCTCCGGAATACCCAGGGTGGCAACTTCCGCCGTCAGGTAGACCTCGGCGGGCGCCCCTTCGTCATCTACAAGTTCCGGACGATGCGCGTGGCGAAGCCTGGTGCCGACGCGCAGGTGTGGGCGTCCGAGAACGATCCGCGCATCACGAAGCTGGGTCGATTCCTCCGCAAGACGCGCTTGGACGAGTTGCCGCAGCTGTACAATGTGCTGAAGGGCGACATGAACGTCGTCGGCCCGCGCCCCGAGCAGCCGGAAATCTTCCAGACCCTCCGGACCGAGGTTCCGAGCTACCCCATTCGGCAGCGCGTCCGTCCTGGAATCACCGGTCAGGCCCAGATTTCCCTGCACTACGACACCTGCGTCGAAGACGTGAAGAAGAAGGTCCAGGCGGATCTCGAGTACATCGAGCGGCAGTCCGTGCTGACTGACCTGCGCATCATGCTGATGACGGTACCAGTCGTCATTTTCAGGAAGGGAGGCTGGTAGTACCTTCCTGAGGTGAGGCGACTCCCCCGCATCATGGGCGTTTCAGCGCCCACTCGCGTGGCTCGACCGGAGTGCTCTGGTCGAGCCACGCCTATTTCTGCCGAGTCGGAGCACTGCCGCGCGGCAGTGCGTGACACCGCGCTCTGGTAGGCGGAGTGCGTCGCCAGCTTCCGGTCTACTCCCCGATCTCCGCCTCAGCGGTCCTCGCCACGCTCGGCACGCGGGATCTGCGTCCAGTGCTCTCGGACGCGTTGCGGGCACAGTACGCTGCGCGCGAGGCCGTCCTCACTGCCAGCGGGACCGAGGCACTCACGCTTGCCCTGCGTCTCGCGGTGGCGCGACGCCCCGGAAAGCCCGTGTTGCTGCCTGGATTCGCCTGCTACGACCTGGTCTCGGCGGCGGTCGGTGCCGGAGCGCCGGTGCGTCTCTATGATCTCGACCCGCACACGCTCACCCCCGATGCCGCATCTCTGGAGGCGTCACTGGTCGGGGGTGCGGCGGCGCTTGTCGTCGCCCACCTCTTCGGCGTACCGGTACCGCTGGACGCAATGCGCGAAGCCGCGGATGGTGCCGGCGCGCTGCTGATCGAGGACGCCGCGCAAGCCGTCGGTGGCCGGTGGGATGGCCGTCCACTAGGCAGCGCTGGTGACCTCTCAGTCCTGAGCTTCGGACGAGGAAAGGGTGAGACCGGCGGCGGTGGTGGGGCACTGCTCGTGCGAGCTGAGGGTGGGCTCGCGGACGCGGCTCGTGGCGCGTTGGCGCCACCCCCGGCATCGGGCCTGCCGTACAGCGTCAAGCTCGCCTCCCAGTGGGGACTCGGCCGGCCGGCGCTCTTTGCCATCCCGCATGCCATCCCCGGCCTCCGGCTCGGCGAGACGGTCTATGTGCCGCCGCGCCCGCCGCGCGAGATGCCAGCGGTGGCGGCGAGAGTCCTTGACGTGACGAGGCGGGCGACCGCCGTGGAGTCATCACATCGCGCAGCGGTCGCGGCGCGGTATCTCGAGGCATTGGGTCCGCTCGCCGCTGGCCGCTCCGTCAGCGTGTTGCCGGGTGCCACCGCAGGCTGGCTGCGCTTCCCCGTGCTCGTGCAGCCCGACGCGACGCGAGACCGCCGTGGGGCCGCGATTGGCGTGTCTCCTGCCTATCCGCTCCCGTTGCGCGCGCTGCCTGCGCTGCAACCGCTCCTCGACGCGCAGCCGCAGACTCCCGGTGCGGACCTGCTTGCGCGGGTGTTGCGGACGGTTCCGACGCATAGTCTTCTCTCCGCGCGTGACGAGGCCTTGTTGATCGAGTGGATGCGAACCGGAGAGGAAATCGGGTGATGCGAGGTTGGTTGTGATCCGACACATCGGCAGCGCCGCCCGGGTTCTCTCGGGGAAACGCGGTATCCCCATGCGTCCCGTGCCACCCACGGGACCGCTCCGGATCGCGATGGCCACCGAAACCGTGGGGCTGGGCGGCGCGGAGACGCTCATCTTGCAGCTCTCGGAGGAGATGAGGCGGCGCGGACACACCGTGATCCCGATCGGGCCAGCCGAGGATGACGGCTGGCTCAACCAGCAGTTTCTCGGCCAGGGATTCCCGTGGGAGACGTATCACCTTGACCGGCCGATTGACTTTCCGGCCGCGGAGCGGATTGCCGCGCAACTCCGGCGGATTCGCGCCGACGTCATCCACGGCCACGAGTTCGTGATGGGTGTCTACGGGGCGGCAGCGGGACGAATCGCTGGCGTTCGGCACATCATGACGATGCACGGCAACCAGCAGATGTTGCAGAAGCTGCAACGTCGTGTCGCCCTGAAGTGGGCGATCGGGCGCTCGGACGCGACGGTCGCTGTCTCATCCGCCACGCGTGACGAGCTCGTCACGCGCCTCCGGCTCGCGGAGCAGACGGTGCAGGTGGTTCGCAATGGCATTCCGGAGCGGCCGGGCGATGCCACCAAGATTCGCCGGGAGCTTGGGCTGGGCCAGGATGAACTGCTGGTGCTCGCCGTGGGCAGTCTGATGCTCCGCAAAGGCCATCGCGTCCTGTTGGAGGCGATGACGCTCATCCGGCAGCGCCATCCATCACTGCGGTGGCAGGTGGTGATTGCCGGTGAGGGTGAGCAGCGATCAGCCCTCGAGCAGTACATCGCCGAGAATGGACTGGCCGGACAGGCGCGCCTGCTCGGAAACCGCAATGACGTGCCGGACCTTCAGGCCGCGGCCGACGTCTTTGCGATGCCCTCGCTCTGGGAGGGTCTGCCGCTGGCCATCCTCGAGGCCATGTTCGCGCGCACGCCACTGATTGCCACCACCGCGTCAGGAATCCCGGAAGCCGTCGACGATGGCGAGCACGGCCTCCTCATTCCACCGGCTGATCCGGAGGCGCTGGCAAGCGCGCTCCTGCGGCTGCTTCAGGATCCAGCGCTCCGGGAGCGACTGGGTGAGCAAGCCCGCGCGCGTGCGGAGACGGCGTTCAGCATGATGGCGATGGCCGACGCGTACGAGGCGCTCTATAGAGGGTGAGTGACGACGCAAAGCGGGGCCGGACGACTGATTGTCCGGCCCCGCTCAGTCCTTATTCCTGCAGCCATGCCGTCGAAGTCTTCGAAGCGGTCATTCAGCGTCGGTCACGATGGTCCCGACCGAACTTCCGCCACTTGGAATGGTGCGACGACTTCTTCGGACGGTGCGGCGACGTCTTGGCGGTGCAGCCCATCTCGTTGTAGTCCTCGAAGCGGTCCTTCAGCGTGTTGTACGAGGACTGCGTCCCTGGATACGCCGCATTGAACGCCGCGATGACTTCGGCCGGCGTGGCAAAACCATAGTTCACATCGGGACTCGACGCGTTCAACAATGCCGCCACGGCGTGGCGACCGAGAGCGTTCAGGCCGCCGCCACCGTTGGACGCCACCTGCAGCAGGGTCTTGCCGGGGAAGGCGTTGTCGAACACGCGGCTGAAGAGCGTGTTGGGCGAGTAGCGCGTCCACAACCGCAAGTGCTGCGACTGCTTCCAGAAGCCAGGCGTGCAGCCAGCAAGTGTTGGCGGCGGCGGTAGGGACGGGCGGTTGAAGAACGTCAGGACTGCACCCTTGCTGCGGTTCGTGTACGCCGTGGCGACGTTTGTGCCCGTCAGCGACGAGAGGCGGAAGCTGTTGAAACCGTGCGTCGAGTCGCGCTGGATGGAATCCAGCACGGTGCCGCCCGCCAGCACTTCCCTCACGGTCACGAGATCGAACCCGGACCACGCGGGATCGGTTGTGTCCTTACCGTCCCAACCCGGCGCGTAGTAATGCACTTGGCGACACTCATCGGCCTCAAGCGCGACGGCAGTCGCTGCGCCTCCATTCACCGACACTTCAAAATTCGCGCTCGTGCCCACCTTGCAGACCCAGACGCGCCGATACCACAAGGTGGAGTCGGTCTGCAGCTCGCCGTCGACATACGAGGTGACGGTGTCCATCAGGCTGGCCTCAAGGCCGCGTGGACTGAACTCGGCCGTGTCGACGGCAAGCGGTGCTTCAGTGCAAGCGGACGCGAGGAGCAGTGCTACGATTGGTACTGCCAGGTGCTGAGGACGACAGGACAGGGAGTACATCTGTTACTCCGGACCGGTGAGAGGTGGACGTGCAATTCCACCGGCCAACGCAAGACGCGAACCCGAAGAGATGAGTTTAGGCGCCAAAGTCAACCCATTGCCGAGCAATAAGTTACAGCTCTGACTACGGTTCCTAGCCGTCCGTGTGTTGCGGAAACGCGACGGTGTCGACGCTTCGAACCCTTCCGACTGCACCGGTTGGTGTCACCAGCTTCGAGGCCGACCTGCGCGACGCCGATCGGCGCTTGGCCGGGCTCCGAGTCACGCCCCACAGCGTGCGGTTGAGGGTCCAGAACACCACGAGCCAGGCCTCGAACAGATTCGCATAGACGAGGTTGGTCAGCATCAGTGCGAGGAACCCAGCCTCGAGGGCGAGCGACACCTGGGGCAGGTCAAACAACCGATCGCCGCCACCTATTCGCCACTGTTCCACCGCAGCAGGCGAACGTAGTTGACGATTCTTCAGGAAGAAGTCGAGGTGGATCCACATGAACGCGCCGAATCCAACGGCACCGAACTCGGCAAGGACCTGCATGTACGAGTTGTGCAGGTTGTACCCGTAAAACATCGCGGGCACCGGAAACAGCTCGAACTGGCCCGGCGCGAAGAAGGAGGCAGCGAACGCGCCGACATTGCCCGCACCGACGCCGAATAGCCAGTGCTCCTTGAACACCAGGAACGCGGCCGTCCAAAGTTCCCAGCGCTGCTTGCCGGTTCCTTCCGAGTTGCCCTCGCTGAACGACGAGGCGATCTCGTCATAGAAGGCGGCGCCGTCGAAAAAGAGCATGGCGCCAACGGACACGAGAACCGCGGCGCCCGCGATCACGCCAAGGGTGAGCAACTTCTTCGAGGACCTGAGCCAGATGGCCCCGACGACGATGACAAGCGCGAGAAATGCACCGCGCGCCGCTGACGCGACGACGCCCAACACCGAAACCGCACTCAGGGCGAAGAGCAACATTCGATGCGAGCGCTTCTTCGCACCCATGGCCAGCCAGTAGCAAATGCCGGCACCCTGGGCCGTCAGGGTTCCATAGCCGTCGAAGTTGCTCATCGAAGGATGCCACGGCACCAGGCCAGCCGCGGTTCCCCACATCTCCCACCAGAGAAACCGAAATCCGAACATCGCGACGATCGGCAACACAACGCTCGGCGTTCGGATGACGTCGGTCGTCGCGACGGACAGGCCCCAGTACAGCAGTAGGATCTTGAGACAATCCACCACGAGGCCGATGTTCGGGGCCACCGGCAGCGCCAGTACGCCCACGACCAACCAAACGAGGTATGCTGGGAAGAGCACCCAGAGGCGCCCTGCCGCAACGTTCAGTGGGATGCGCGCCAAGAGCAGGATCAACAGCATGAAGTACACGACGGTCGCCAGTCGCCCGAACGCGGCACCGGCGAATGCAGCGACGAAGTAGTGCGGATCAAACAGCACCGTGAACCAGCCCAGGTAGACCAGCCACACGGGGGGTGTGATTCGCGCCTTGGGCCGACGCACCTTGGCGGCCCCCGAGGGACCGGTGGCATTGGCCGGCATCGTGGTGGAGACCATCTCAGCCTCCCGCTGCGACCGGGGCCGTCACCGCGTCAAGCAGTCGCCGTCTCCAACGCGCGTACCGCGATGGCCCGAGCGTGCTGCGCAGCGACCGGAGGACAAACTCCCGGGGGTGCTGCTTCCAGGCCAGCCGCGGATCCGCGAGCACGTACTGGCGGGCCGTGTCGGGATCCAAGTCCCCGCGCACCGTGCAGCGGCGCAGGAACCCCACTGACTCGCGGCCGTCAATGTTTACGCCCCAGCGCGATCCAACGGCGACACAGTAGCCGCACGCCCGAATCATCGCCCGCAGGGAACGTCGCGGCGCGTCACCACCTGGAAACGCAATCTCCGCCGTCTCTTGACGTAGCTCCCTGTCGAGCCGCTCGCGGGACAAAGCCAACTCATCCTGGAGGCGCTCGCGACCGAGCTCAGACAGGAACGGATGGCTCTTTGAGTGCGACTGCACGGACATCCCCCAGTCCTTGATTTGTCGGAGCTGGTCCCAGTCCATGTATCCAGGGCGCCCGACCCAGTCTGTCACCACGTAGACACTCGCTGTCATGCCGCGCTCGCGCAGGGCAGGCATTGCACGCTCGAACTGGCTTTGCGTGGCGTCGTCAAATGTGATGGCCACGCGCCGCGCGTCGACGACGGTCCGCGCCTCCGCAAGCGAGCACCCGCGGAATCCCAGTGACTGGATCGTGTCGAGCATGCGCTCGAACGCGGCCACCGGCACCGCAAAGCGCTCAGGACCTCCCCCAGAAGCGTTCGTGGCTGCGCGCACGTCGTGGTAGCACAGCGCGACCCAGTGGTCATTCCTCACGCGAGCGTCCGCTCCAGATACTCGTCCCGCAGGTTCTCAAAGGCAGTTGAAGTGCGGTACGAGACTGTCAATCCAGCGGACCAGCACGCTGCCCGCGCGCTGTGGGAGCACGGAAACCTCGACGGTCCGACGTTCCCGTGGCATCTCGTAACGAGCCCATCGCTGTGAATCAGGGTACTGCCGGGACTGGCGCCGCCACTCAGGGCTCCCCGACGACGGAGCCATAGCCGCCGATGAAGCCTTCGTTGTCGCGAATGGCGATCCCGCCCTGATAGCCCCAGTCTCCCGCCTCCGGCCCGACGTCGTTCGCCCCCGCGTTGAATCCGTTGAGATTCGCCGGGTTGTTGAAGACCAGGTTGTTCGACGCACAGTATGCGGTCAGCGAAATCGCCGACGCGTTGACGAAGTCACCGCCGTTCGCCACCGGCGCCCCGGCGGCAGTCGAGATGCGAAGATCGAACTTGAAGGCCGTCGCGGAGACTGCATCGCGGGTCAGCAGGAACTCCAGCCGATACGTCACGCCCTTGTCGAGATTCGGCCCGATGAAATTGTTGTTGGGGAAGGTGTCTCCCACGAACTGCACCCCGGGCCTCCACTTTCCTGCCGGCGCGTCGTTGAAGACGTTCCACGCCCAGTTGCAGCCACCGATGGCGTTCCCGTCCTGGTTGGGATGCGTATTGATGTCGGCGGTTCCGTCGGGGAGGACGATGCGCTGATAGAGCCGATAGGCCCGCGACTGCCCCAAGGCAGGCACGGGGAGCGTATCGACACGCAGGAAGTTGAACACCCCGTTGTTCCACGGGACCCTGAGGCACTTGAGCATCGTGGCCGGCATCCCCAGCCCAGTCGCTGAAACCACCTCAACGCCGGTTCCGTTCGAGCCACCAACAATCGGCCACTTCCCACCGTCGTTCTTCGACGCGGTGGACGATCCAAGCGCCGCCGCAGCCCAATCGGATTGGAAGACCACGGCCGTTGGCACTCCTGACACCTCGACGGGGAAGCTCGCCGTCGCGGTGGCACTTGACGCCACCACCACCACAACCGGATTCGTCGCCCCACCGGTCAGCTGATAGCCAGCGGGTGCCGTGTAGGTGACCGAGTAGGTGCCAGGCGCGACACTCGAGTCCACGGTGCCGGTTCCGGGAATCACGATTGCCAGCGGAGCTTGGCCACCAATGTCGGTCCGCAGGGCCTGCGCGCTACCGCCGCTGCCGAGACCGCCTGCCAGGCCCGTCACCGTAACGCGAAGCGTCCCCGTCGCAGGCACGACATTGAATTGGACATCCGTGGTCTCACCCGCCACGACGACAACATCAATCTCATTCAGCTGCCCCGGCGCCATGGTATAACCCGGCGGCGGCGCGTACACCACGTGATAGTTGCCAGCCTTGACCGAGGCCGAGCCCTCGGCGATCGCCGGGAGCACCAGATTGATCGGCGCGATGCCCTCTCCGGTGATGGTCGCGGAGCCCGCCGTGGCGAGACCGCCGCCGAGGCCGTTGATCATCACGCGAACGACACCGGAGTTTGGCGCGCTTGGGTCGCTGCAGCCGAACATCGAAACGGCCACCAAGAGTCCGCTCGACGAGCGCACGAACTCCCGACGGCCGATTTGACGCGGTCCGGCCACTAGGAACGCGTCGTGGGAGCCCGGGCCAGTGGACCCAGGTTCGTGACGCTTGCGATTCGACATGCCTCCCTCCCCCGCGACTGGCACGAGCTAGTTGGTCTGTGGTTATCATATGCGCCGCCCCACCCTCCCACCAGAGCGGAAGTGACCTTTGTCACAGCGCGGGGGAAACCGCATTGACGCACCAACGC
Protein-coding sequences here:
- a CDS encoding HAMP domain-containing histidine kinase, encoding MAEPSLTIRYSPRPGHLRAMAAGGARAELETHPSVRRAGETVRQLWETVLEESFEASETRAVIEWVVLAIDHASRDHEFPPPEGSSALTRFLVERVASKTLEYLEADDSAEKADVLRVLRGIDRVRQFVEPDWDRYFSSQISGPDGLNLVLEVAHDLRSPLTSIRCLAETIERGLSGPVTELQRRQLRLIYSASHGLGSMATDVIEMARRGDVLVDGELVPFSLSELLGGVADMVRPIAEEKDLTFAFQQLPTDQRIGLPFVLSRILLNLVTNALKFTDEGGVEVRLRATSISRVEMSVVDTGRGIPAEAIPDLFRPFRRSTARAGRSGYLFSGTGLGLALCRKLLRAMGSELKFETQLGVGTRFYFETDLPPTSHL
- a CDS encoding sugar transferase; the protein is MTTFGLHTVNTRLLSSELARELPEDHPHARERGRRVLNVIVAAVGLIVTAPLFALIAVAIKLTDSGPVFYRQRRVGLCLRNTQGGNFRRQVDLGGRPFVIYKFRTMRVAKPGADAQVWASENDPRITKLGRFLRKTRLDELPQLYNVLKGDMNVVGPRPEQPEIFQTLRTEVPSYPIRQRVRPGITGQAQISLHYDTCVEDVKKKVQADLEYIERQSVLTDLRIMLMTVPVVIFRKGGW
- a CDS encoding DegT/DnrJ/EryC1/StrS family aminotransferase is translated as MRRQLPVYSPISASAVLATLGTRDLRPVLSDALRAQYAAREAVLTASGTEALTLALRLAVARRPGKPVLLPGFACYDLVSAAVGAGAPVRLYDLDPHTLTPDAASLEASLVGGAAALVVAHLFGVPVPLDAMREAADGAGALLIEDAAQAVGGRWDGRPLGSAGDLSVLSFGRGKGETGGGGGALLVRAEGGLADAARGALAPPPASGLPYSVKLASQWGLGRPALFAIPHAIPGLRLGETVYVPPRPPREMPAVAARVLDVTRRATAVESSHRAAVAARYLEALGPLAAGRSVSVLPGATAGWLRFPVLVQPDATRDRRGAAIGVSPAYPLPLRALPALQPLLDAQPQTPGADLLARVLRTVPTHSLLSARDEALLIEWMRTGEEIG
- a CDS encoding glycosyltransferase family 4 protein, producing the protein MATETVGLGGAETLILQLSEEMRRRGHTVIPIGPAEDDGWLNQQFLGQGFPWETYHLDRPIDFPAAERIAAQLRRIRADVIHGHEFVMGVYGAAAGRIAGVRHIMTMHGNQQMLQKLQRRVALKWAIGRSDATVAVSSATRDELVTRLRLAEQTVQVVRNGIPERPGDATKIRRELGLGQDELLVLAVGSLMLRKGHRVLLEAMTLIRQRHPSLRWQVVIAGEGEQRSALEQYIAENGLAGQARLLGNRNDVPDLQAAADVFAMPSLWEGLPLAILEAMFARTPLIATTASGIPEAVDDGEHGLLIPPADPEALASALLRLLQDPALRERLGEQARARAETAFSMMAMADAYEALYRG
- a CDS encoding O-antigen ligase family protein, yielding MVSTTMPANATGPSGAAKVRRPKARITPPVWLVYLGWFTVLFDPHYFVAAFAGAAFGRLATVVYFMLLILLLARIPLNVAAGRLWVLFPAYLVWLVVGVLALPVAPNIGLVVDCLKILLLYWGLSVATTDVIRTPSVVLPIVAMFGFRFLWWEMWGTAAGLVPWHPSMSNFDGYGTLTAQGAGICYWLAMGAKKRSHRMLLFALSAVSVLGVVASAARGAFLALVIVVGAIWLRSSKKLLTLGVIAGAAVLVSVGAMLFFDGAAFYDEIASSFSEGNSEGTGKQRWELWTAAFLVFKEHWLFGVGAGNVGAFAASFFAPGQFELFPVPAMFYGYNLHNSYMQVLAEFGAVGFGAFMWIHLDFFLKNRQLRSPAAVEQWRIGGGDRLFDLPQVSLALEAGFLALMLTNLVYANLFEAWLVVFWTLNRTLWGVTRSPAKRRSASRRSASKLVTPTGAVGRVRSVDTVAFPQHTDG
- a CDS encoding polysaccharide deacetylase family protein — encoded protein: MRNDHWVALCYHDVRAATNASGGGPERFAVPVAAFERMLDTIQSLGFRGCSLAEARTVVDARRVAITFDDATQSQFERAMPALRERGMTASVYVVTDWVGRPGYMDWDQLRQIKDWGMSVQSHSKSHPFLSELGRERLQDELALSRERLDRELRQETAEIAFPGGDAPRRSLRAMIRACGYCVAVGSRWGVNIDGRESVGFLRRCTVRGDLDPDTARQYVLADPRLAWKQHPREFVLRSLRSTLGPSRYARWRRRLLDAVTAPVAAGG